One Drosophila subpulchrella strain 33 F10 #4 breed RU33 unplaced genomic scaffold, RU_Dsub_v1.1 Primary Assembly Seq34, whole genome shotgun sequence genomic region harbors:
- the LOC119559711 gene encoding dolichol kinase-like: MMRSPETDSEHSESGSSTDSQSSGLGGVHHKRRSTRRPDVFSLKAMAPRPNAGPGGWLCLLVPLALGVRLLHDAPKCRDQARMQWILTVSAGGMALETLCFFIYAFVKTGILVKCLVSLLPGVVTSLAFYLLVDTSITFAVIVGFLMTSSYQQIYIYTMRGFKGSFTYGEASVFVQGLVLFATSAIHQLGGFLCGGSWPTDEFEILNMIMVNALFWLLVFCLALVLFPSLRKPYRFYLWMLQLLLAVTCMPVTRPLPLLALIQFLLRDRDRLSILVFYLLLVVLTCITVAWQIGSASKANTRVRKIFHLLIVLVYIPGLVYECALLYLATGVALAAFVVLEILRLLKIPPFADSLADAFRSFKDEKDAGELALTPFCLLIGCSMPIWMTACPCSGSDTLALLSGILAVGVGDTAASVVGSKLGRNKWGKSSRSLEGTAAFVVSILLAVWLLEMAGLVPMTQAKWFATIFAALNSALVEAFTDQVDNLVLPLIFYTIVGMA; the protein is encoded by the coding sequence ATGATGCGGAGCCCAGAAACGGATAGTGAGCACTCGGAATCGGGGTCCTCCACGGACAGTCAGTCCAGTGGACTGGGAGGAGTGCACCATAAGCGACGGAGCACCAGGCGTCCGGATGTTTTCAGTCTGAAAGCCATGGCGCCCAGACCCAATGCCGGACCCGGCGGCTGGTTATGTCTACTAGTGCCGCTGGCCTTGGGCGTCCGCCTGTTGCATGATGCGCCGAAATGCAGGGATCAGGCCAGGATGCAGTGGATCCTCACCGTGTCCGCTGGCGGCATGGCCCTGGAAACCCTCTGCTTCTTCATCTACGCCTTCGTTAAGACGGGTATTTTGGTTAAGTGTCTGGTGAGCCTGCTCCCTGGAGTAGTCACCAGTTTGGCCTTCTATCTCCTGGTGGACACCTCCATCACCTTCGCCGTAATCGTGGGATTCCTGATGACCTCCTCGTATCAGCAAATCTATATTTACACTATGCGAGGCTTTAAGGGATCCTTCACCTATGGAGAGGCCTCTGTTTTCGTCCAGGGACTGGTACTCTTCGCTACGAGTGCCATTCACCAACTCGGCGGGTTTTTGTGCGGCGGTTCCTGGCCAACTGATGAATTTGAGATCCTCAACATGATTATGGTGAATGCTCTCTTTTGGCTGCTGGTGTTCTGCCTGGCTCTCGTCTTGTTTCCATCCCTGAGAAAACCATACCGCTTCTACCTGTGGATGCTGCAGCTCCTGTTGGCTGTCACCTGTATGCCCGTGACGCGGCCCCTACCTCTGTTGGCCCTGATCCAGTTCCTCCTTCGGGATCGCGATCGCCTCAGCATCTTGGTTTTCTATCTGCTGCTGGTTGTGTTAACCTGCATTACAGTAGCCTGGCAAATCGGCAGCGCCTCCAAGGCCAACACACGAGTGCGGAAGATCTTCCATCTGCTAATAGTGCTGGTCTATATCCCTGGATTGGTGTATGAATGCGCCTTGCTGTACTTGGCCACTGGAGTGGCATTGGCTGCTTTTGTGGTGCTAGAAATTCTGCGCCTCCTAAAAATTCCTCCGTTTGCTGACAGTCTGGCGGATGCTTTCCGTTCATTCAAAGATGAAAAGGACGCCGGGGAATTGGCTTTGACTCCGTTCTGCCTGCTCATTGGATGCTCGATGCCCATTTGGATGACCGCGTGTCCCTGTTCCGGAAGCGATACGTTGGCCCTGCTCTCGGGAATACTGGCAGTTGGGGTAGGAGACACTGCAGCCAGTGTAGTGGGCTCCAAACTTGGCCGCAATAAGTGGGGAAAATCCTCCCGCTCCTTGGAGGGCACCGCAGCCTTTGTGGTGTCCATCCTTTTAGCCGTCTGGCTCTTAGAGATGGCTGGCTTGGTCCCAATGACCCAAGCCAAATGGTTCGCTACCATTTTCGCGGCATTGAACTCCGCTCTGGTGGAGGCCTTTACCGACCAGGTGGACAACCTGGTGCTCCCCCTGATATTCTATACAATTGTAGGCATGGCCTAA